A window of uncultured Methanoregula sp. genomic DNA:
GAAGATCGCAAACCCTTCGCAGCTGATACCGTTTACCAGGATCGCCCGCGAAGCCGTTGATCTCCTGGCCGTGCCTCTTGCCGAGAGGGGCGTCAGAGTAAAGATTGATCCTGATCTCCCCGTAGTGAACGTAGATCATGCCCGCATCCGGGAAGTTCTCGTGAATCTCATTGAGAACGCAATCAAGTTCTCAGGCAACCGTAAAGATCCATTGATCCATATCGGTGCTGAATATGACAGGAAGAAAGCCGTCTTTTTTGTAAAAGATAATGGCATCGGAATCAACCCCCGGTACCTCTCCCGCATATTCAACCTGTTTGAACGGCTTGAGCCCTCGGTTCAGGGAACGGGGATCGGCCTTCCCATCACCCGTCGGATCATCGAAGCGCATGGCGGGAAGATCTGGGCGGAATCGGACGGTGAGGGAAAGGGCACCATATTCCGGTTTACCCTTGAAGGTACATACATCCGGAATACCGATAATAATAATAACGGGCAGATAAAAGAGTGATTCCTATGGCTGAACTTACCAGGGAACCGTTACATGTCCTGCTCGTTGAGGATAACGAAGCCCACGCCGAATTGGTCATAAGGGCGATGCGTGACCAGCAAGTGGCGAACAGGATCCATCATGTATCGGATGGTGAGCAGGCTCTCGATTACCTTTTTTCCCGGGGTGCCTTCACGGACACGGTCCAGAATCCCCGACCGAACCTGGTCCTCCTCGACCTCAGGCTACCCCGCGTCGACGGAATAGAGGTTCTCAGGACCGTCAAGTCTACGCCATCGCTCTCACGGATCCCGGTCGTTGTCCTGACAAGTTCTGATGCGGATAGTGACATAGGCAAATCCTACGATTACCATGCCAACAGTTATCTTGTAAAACCTCTTGATTTCAAGACGTTCACCCACCTTATGAAAGACCTGGGATATTACTGGCTTGGCTGGAATGCACAGCCATTAACGGACTGACCATTCGGGGGACCAGGTACGGGATCTCCAGAGCAGTCCGAACCGGGGGAGTCAATTCCCCACATCCTTCTTCTTGAAGACGACAAGGAATACCAGAACCTTGCCATCTATGCGTTCCGCCACAGCCCGGAAAAATTCCGTATCTCGGTTGCAGGAACGATCAGGGATGCAAAAGCGATCGTTGCATCTGACCCCCCGGATGTGATTCTTGCCGACTGGATTCTCCCGGACGGCAAAGGTATTGACATCCTGCCCCGAAAGGACTGGATAGTGACCTGCCCGCTTGTCATCATGACCGGTTTCGGTGATGAACGTCTCGCCGTCGAGATCATGAAGTCCGGAGCGATCGATTATGTGGTGAAATCCGGGAATGTTTTTGAGCAGTTGCCCGCCATCTCAAAGCGTGCGCTCCGCGAATGGGAGAATATTGAAAAGCGGCGTCTTGCTGAAGATGCTGCAAAGGATTCGCAGAAGCGTCTTGCAGACATCTTAAATTTCCTTCCCGATGCCGTTCTTGCGATCGACAGCACAGGTCATGTGATTGCATGGAACCGGGCGTGCGAGGAGATGACCGGGACTCCCACTTCCGAGATGCTGGGGAGAGGAAATTACGAGTACAGCATCCCGTTTTACGGAGAACGAAGACCGATCCTTATCGACCTCGTTCTGAATGAGGATCCTGACCTGAAGAAGAGATATTCATCTTTCAGGAATGAGGGCGAGAAAATAATCGGAGATACCTATACCCCGACTCTGTACGGGGGAAAAGGAGCGTATCTCTGGGGATCTGCATCTCCGCTCTTCGACAGCGCCGGGAACCGGACCGGTGCCATCGAGGTTATCCGGGATATCTCGGAACACAAGCAGAATGAAGACCTCCTGATTCGGAGCAAGGGCACGTTAAAGACACTCCTGAACGCACCTAAGGATACCATCGCACTGCTCGACCGACAGGGCAAAATTATCGATATCAATGAGGAAGGTGCCCGCAGGCTCGGAAGCACGATCGAAAAAGCTCTTGGACGCTGTGCTTACGACCTGCTCCCGGAAGGTCTTGCAAGGGTAAGGAGAGAGAAGATCGAGGAGGTCTTTGCAACCGGCAATCCGGCCCAGTTCGATGACGAACGGAACGGGATGTTCCTCCATAATGAAGTGTACCCTATCTTCAGGCAGGATCGTGCCGGAGTAGATCAGGTGGCGATCTTTGCCCGGGATATCACTGAACAAAAAAAGGCAGAACTTGCGCTGGAAATAAGCGAGGACCGGTTCAGGCATATCTCATCACTCACAACCGATTTTGCATATTCCTGTAAACGCCCCCCGGGAGGAGTCTTCACCATCGACTGGATATCCGGGGCCGTCAGGGCAATCACCGGGTTTTCAGATGATGAAATCCGATCAATGGGTTGCTGGAGAGGGATTGTCGCTAGTGAAGATCTTGGCATATTTGATGAAAAGATTGCAGGCCTCAAGCCCGGACAGTCTTCCCGGTGTGAACTCAGGATACGGGCTAAAGATGGCAGAATAAAATGGCTCGTCTGTTTTGCCGAATGTGTTAATGATCCTGCATATCCCGGCTTCCACGATCTCTATGGCGGGTGTCAGGATATTTCTGAACAGAAGAGAATAGAACAGGCTCTCCATGTAAGCGAGCAGAAATTCCGGACCGTTGCCGATTATACCTATGACTGGGAATACTGGATTAATCCTGATGGCACATACACGTACATCTCACCTGCCTGCGAACGGATAACCGGATATTCACCGGAAGAATTCTATCAGGATCCAGAACTTTTACTCAGGATTGTCCACCCGGGAGACAAGCAGAAAGTCCAGAAACATACCGAATCCTCCAATGCGGGAGAGGAGATCAAAAAATCCTTCGAGTTCCGGATCATTACAAAAAGCGGCGAGACTGCCTGGATCGGCCATATCTGCCGCCCGCTCTTCAATGACAAGGGTGAGTTCATGGGTCGCCGCGGGAGCAACCGGGATATCACCAAGCGCAAGCAGGCTGAAACCGCGCTCGTTGAGAGTGAGACCCGCTTCCGGGCCCTGGTCCAGAACTCATCGGATATCATTCGTATCCTTGATCCGGGAGGCCTGATAATATACGAATCGTCATCTGCCGAGCGGATTCTCGGGTATCCGCCGGGCTCCATGATCGGCAAAAACCCCCTGGACCTCATCCATCCGGAGGATATCGGGCGGGTGAAAGCCGCTCTCGGTGAGGTGTTTGACAGGACAAACCCGGGCGTGCCAACCGAATTCCGGATCCGCAAAGCCAATGGGGAATATCTCTGGGTTGACTCTGTGGGAACGAACCTGCTCAACGTCCACGGGGTTAACGGGATTGTCATCACCACGCGACCGATCCAGCAGAGAAAAGAGGCCGAAGAGCGGATTCTCGCTGCAAAGAGGCTTTACGAAGTCCTCTCACGGATCAACCAGGCGATCGTACGGGTGAAAGACCTTGATACGCTTATCGATGAAGTCTGCCGGATCTCGGTCAGTGCAGGCGGATTCCGTATGTCGTGGATAGGCCTGCTCGACCAGGAGTCGGGCATCCTCCGTCCCGTGGCACACGCCGGGTATGAATTGGGTTATCTCGGGTTATTTGAATTTGGCCGGAGGGATGATGAGAAAGGCCGGGGCCCGATAGGCACTGCCCTCCGGAAAGGACAGCCCGATATCTGCAATGATATCGCAACCGATCCCCGGATGCTGCCCTGGCGTGACGAAGCCATGAAACGCGGTTTTTACTCCTCGGCTGTGTTCCCCTTCCGTTATCATGGGGAAATTGCCGGTGCATACATGATCTATGCATCAGTCAAGAACTTCTTCAACAACTCCGAGATCGAGCTCCTGAACGAGATCTCAATGAACATATCGTTTGCCCTGGACCGGTTCGATGATCAGGCCCGTCGCACTCAGGCAGAACATGCACTATCCGAGAGTGAGGAGCGGCTCCGGCTTGCAATGGAAGGTGCGGATGTCGCTTTGTGGGACTGGGATCTTGTAACCGGCAAGGTGGTCTTCAGCGACAAGTTCTATACCATGCTCGACTACGAGCCGGGGGATTTTCCCCAGGATTATGAGCACTGGATCCAGCTGATTCACCCTGAAGATAAAAAGAAGGTATTGCCGGATTTTGAATCGCAGATCCGTTCCCGGAAGCCCGTATGCGAGATCGAGTACCGGGCGAAGACAAAGAGCGGGGACTGGTACTGGGTTCTCGGGCGGGGGAAAATTGCAAAGACCGATGAACAGGGGAATCCCGTACGCATCACCGGGGTGAATATTGATATCACAAACCGGAAACTGATGGAATCGGAGGTCAGGTCACTGAATACCGTGCTCGAACAGAGGGTGAAGGACCGGACCAATGATCTCACCCGGATTAACGAGGCGCTGGAAGAGGAGAATGCCCAGCGACTCACCGCGGAATCAAAACTCCGGGCATCCCTTGAAGAGAAGACCGTGCTCCTCAAGGAGATCCACCACCGGGTCAAGAACAATCTCCAGATCATTGCAAGCCTCCTCAATCTCCAGTCACGGTATATCCATGACGATGCAACGCTTGCCGCGATCCGGGAGAGCCAGAACCGGGTACGGGCAATGGCCCTTGTCCACGAGAAACTGTACCGATCCGAAGATCTCGCCCGTATCGATCTCAATGATTATATCAAGTTCCTTGGAACGGGCCTCTTCCAGTTCTATGATGCAAGAGTCCGTGGCATCCAGTTCAGCCTGGATATCCGCAATATAAGCGTGAGTATCAATGTCGCCATCCCGCTGGGGCTCATCATCAACGAACTCCTCTCCAACTCGCTCAAGTACGCATATCCGGATGGGAGACAGGGCGTGATTGCCATATCAGTCAGCAAGCTCGGTCATGCAATTTCCATCCTTTATTCCGATGACGGGATCGGCATTTCTGCAGATCTTGACTGGCGCAACACGGAATCCCTGGGCCTGAGGCTTGTCAACACCCTTGTAGACCAGCTCAACGGGTCTATCGAGCTTGATCGCACGTCTGGAACCCGGTTTATCATGAATATACAGGAAAAAGAGGAGAAGGCGTAAGGTGAACGGGGTATGGTTTTAATGAAGATCCGGTTACGTACCCTGTCCGAAACCTGGTGGCAGATCATCATCATAACCCTTATCCTCGGGATACTCGGTCTTACGATCTGGTGCCTGTCAGCCGGGATAACCACCATCTTCATGCACCTGTACTATTTCCCCATTGTCCTCCTTGCATACCGGTATCGCTGGAAAGGATTTCTTGCTGCAATGCTGCTCTCTTTTGCGTATCTTATCCTCGTGATCACGTTCGAAGCCGGGCAGACCGAACTCTTCTGGGGAGCGTTTTACCGGTTCCTGGCTTTCGTGGGCATCGCAGCAGTGATCGCGTATCTCTCCGAGAATCTGGCCGTTGTACAGGATGCGTTCATACGCAACCGGCAGTTCCAGGAGAGCGTGATCGCCAATGCCAATATCTGGATCACGGTCCTTGCACCGGATGGGACCGTTCTTGTCTGGAACGATGCTGCGATGACGATAAGCGGATACCGGAAGGAGGATGTTCTGGGAAAAAAAACCATCTGGAAACAGCTCTATCCGGACAAGGAATACCGTAAAAAAGTCACAACGGACATCCGGCTGGTTATCCAGAAGGGTGCATTTTTGGAGAATTTTGAGACACTGATCCGGTGCGCTGACGGGACAGAGAAGACCATTGTCTGGAATACAAGGAGCCTGCGGGATGATTCCGGCACCACTACCAGTTTCATCGCGATCGGGCGCGATGTCACGGCACAGAAAGCCGCTGAGTTTGAAGCCGGGGAAAGCTCACGGTTCCTGTCCACCGTCCTGGATACGCTCCCGGTACCGGTCTTCTTCAAAGATGCAGCAGGGAGATACCTTGGCTGCAACCTGCAGTTTGAACAGTATACCGGGATCCAACGAAAAGGACTCATAGGAAAAACGGCGCGTGAGATCGTTCCAGGGGATCTCGCTGACAGGTTCACCGCAGTTGACCGGCAGATATCTGACTTTTCGGCTTTGCAACACTACGACACACGGGTGCTGTATAGCGATGGTACCTCGCATGATATCATAGTGTACAAGTCCCCGTTTTTCAACAAGGATGGCTCGACCGGCGGACAAATCGGGGCATTTCTTGATATTACGGAACGCAAGCGGGCGGAGGAAGCGCTTCGTGAGAGCGAATCATTCAACCGGGGGCTCATAGAGAATCTTCCCGATTATCTGGCCGTTTACGGACTGGACGGGAATATTGTCTATGTGAATCCGGCCTCGGCAAGGGCGCTGGGATACGAGGCAGAATCCCTTGTCGGCACATCGGTACTCTCCTATGTTGCAGAAGAATACCGCGATATGGTAAGATCGAACATGGCAACCCGCATGAATGCGGGAGAAACACTCCCCTATGAGATCGATATGATCACAAAGAGCGGGATCCGGAGATCCGTAATGGTGAAAGCTGCGCCCATCCATTTCCGGACCAATCCTGCGATTCTTCTTCTCCTCGTTGATATAACAGAGCGCAAACAGGCAGAGGAGGCACTGAGGGAGAGCGAGGAAAAATACCGTACCCTGATAGAGAAAGCGAACGAAGCAGTCATCATTGCGCAGGACGGAGTCTTTGCTTTTACCAACAGGAGTATGTCGCGGATGCTGGGAGTGCCGGCTGAAGACCTGAAGGGAAAACCATTCTCCGATTATATTTATCCCGCAGACCGCAATTTTGTGGAAACCCGGTACCGGAAACGGATTGCGGGGGAGGACGTCCCCGACTCCTATGATTTCAGGATCCTCGGGGCGGGTGGCAGGACGCGGTGGGTGTCCATATCCGCAGCCCAGATCCTCTGGCAGGGAAGGCCGGCAACCCTCAACATGATGACGGATATCACCGAGCGCAAAATGGCCGAGGAAGCGTTACGGGAGAGCGAACACCGGAGTGCGAGACTGCTCGAAGCAATTCCCGACATGATGTTCATCATATCCAAAGACGGGATATACCGGGATTTCCATGTGCCGGATAGTTCGGGCCTGGCCATGCCTGCCGACAGGATCATCGGTACAGACATCCGTAAATCAGGTTTTTTGAAAGAATCAATTGAGATCATCCTGCAGAATATGAGACTGGCATTGGAGACCAAAAATCTTCAACTCTTCGAATACACTCTCGAAGTACCCCGGGGATTGCGGCAGTACGAGGCCCGCATGGTTGCGCTGAATGATGAGGACATTCTGGCAATCGTGAGGGATATAACCGAGCGTAAAGTCGCCGAGGCTGAAGCCCGCAGGTCCAAACAGCTCTTCTCCGATATCATCAGTTTCCTGCCCGATCCCACATTCGTGATTGACCGGGAAGGGAAGGTGCTGGCATGGAACCGGGCAATAGAGAGGATCAGCGGGGTATCTGCAGCAGAGATGATCGGGAGGGGCGATCACGAGTACAGCATCTGGCAGTACGGGAAACGGCGGCCCCTTTTGATCGACCTCGTGCTCCACCCTGAACGGGATGCCGGACGGCTGTCGTATACCAATATCCGCGAGGACGGTTCGGTCATCACTGCCCAGAACGAGATTACCCGCCCTGACGGTAAGAAAACGCTCTTTTTCCTTGTAGCTTCCCCGTTGTTCGATTCCCAGGGACAGATCGCCGGGGCCATCGAGTCCATGCGGGATATCACCCAGATCAAGGAGACGGAAGCAGAACTTGCCCGGCTCAACGCCAACCTCGAGTCTATCGTCAGAAAACGGACCCTCGCACTCAAAGAAGAGGTCGGGCACAGAATACAGGCTGAGCAGAATGTCCAGGCTGCCCTCGATTATACCCGTTCTGTCATAGAAGCCAACCCGGATCTCATGGTGGTATGTGCAAAGGACGGAATGGTGCTGGATGTGAACACGGCTGCTGAATCCCTTACGGGAATACCCCGCGAGGAGCTGATCGGAAGTCCATATTCCCGGTACTTTGTGGACGACACGACACCGAAAACGGTTCTTGCCGATCTCCATGAGAAGGGGAGACTCGAGTATACCGTCAGACTCAGAAGAGCTGATGGCCGCATAACACCGCTTTCCGTCAACGCCACGCTGTTCCAGGGGAAAGACACAACGGATATGCGAATCATTGTCTCCGCCCACGATATCACCCGCCAGCAGCACGATGAAGAAGCGATCCGTGCGTCCCTTGACGAGAAAGTTATCCTGCTGCGGGAGATCCACCACCGTGTAAAGAACAATCTCCAGATCATCATCAGCCTCACCAACCTTCAGATGCGCCAGACCGATGACCCCGGTGTAAAACGTATCATGGCCGAGACCCAGAACCGGGTCCGGGCCATGTCCCTTGTCCATGAGAAACTCTACCGGTCCGAGAGCCTCTCCCAGATCGATTTTGCCGATTACACCCGCTTCCTTGCAACCCAGCTCTTCTCGTTTTATTCGATCGATACCAGCAGGGTGAAGCTGGATCTCACCATGAACAAAATCATGGTCGATATCAATACTGCCGTCCCCCTTGGCCTCATCATGAACGAGCTCGTCTCCAATGCCCTCAAGCACGCATTCCCGGAGGGAAGAAGCGGGACTGTCACCATCAGCGGCTGGATAGAGGATGATCGGATCACGCTGTCTGTCAGGGATACCGGCGTAGGGATTCCTCCGGGCTTCGACTGGAGGAATACCGAATCCCTTGGCCTCCGGCTGATCACCAGCCTTGTCGACCAGGTGAACGGGACCGTGGAACTGGAGTCGGACGGTGGTACTGCATTTACGGTAACCTTAGCAAAGAAACCTGATCAGGATGGGACGAAATGAGACCCGGCAGCCATAATTCAGGCAATAACAGGAACTGTTATCTGGAATATCAAAGTAAGATAACGTAGGAGGTGCAATCATGGAAAGACCGGCATCGTTGTTTATTGTGGAAGATGAAGCCATTGTTGCAAATGATATAAAAGAAACCCTCAAGAGCCTTGGATATGCAGTCCTGGGAATTGCAAAGTCCGGGGAACTTGCACTTGAAGAGGTGCCCAAAGCAATGCCGGACCTTATCCTCATGGACATCCATCTCGCCGGGGAGTTGGATGGGATCGAGACTGCCGGGAAGATCAATATTCTCTACAACATCCCGGTCATCTATCTTACCGCTTATGCGGACAAGGCACTCCTCGACCGGGCAAAAATAACAGAACCGTACGGGTATGTCATCAAACCCTATGACGAACGCGAGCTCCATTCGGTTATCGAGATGGCCCTTTACAAACACCGGATCGAGTCAGAGATAAAAAAGCGGGACGCCATTCTTTTTGCCGTAAGTTCTGCTGTTGAATGGCTGCTCCGGGTCTCGCGGGATAACCATCCGGGATCCTGCGAACTCCGTGATCTCAATGCCACCGATATCGAGAATATCCTTGAACCCCTCGGACTTGCACTGGATGCCGGTTCAATCGGGATTTTCAGGACAAAGACCGACCCGGCCGGTAAAAGAACAATCAGCATGATCCATGAATGGGGATGTCCCGGATACCATGCCTGCCGTTACAAACCGGAACTCCGGGACTTCACGTTCGCCGCATACGGTCTCCAGCGATGGGAAGGCATCCTGATGAGAGGTGAGGTCATCTCTGCAACCCTCCCGACACTCCCGGAAGAT
This region includes:
- a CDS encoding response regulator, coding for MAELTREPLHVLLVEDNEAHAELVIRAMRDQQVANRIHHVSDGEQALDYLFSRGAFTDTVQNPRPNLVLLDLRLPRVDGIEVLRTVKSTPSLSRIPVVVLTSSDADSDIGKSYDYHANSYLVKPLDFKTFTHLMKDLGYYWLGWNAQPLTD
- a CDS encoding PAS domain S-box protein produces the protein MLLLEDDKEYQNLAIYAFRHSPEKFRISVAGTIRDAKAIVASDPPDVILADWILPDGKGIDILPRKDWIVTCPLVIMTGFGDERLAVEIMKSGAIDYVVKSGNVFEQLPAISKRALREWENIEKRRLAEDAAKDSQKRLADILNFLPDAVLAIDSTGHVIAWNRACEEMTGTPTSEMLGRGNYEYSIPFYGERRPILIDLVLNEDPDLKKRYSSFRNEGEKIIGDTYTPTLYGGKGAYLWGSASPLFDSAGNRTGAIEVIRDISEHKQNEDLLIRSKGTLKTLLNAPKDTIALLDRQGKIIDINEEGARRLGSTIEKALGRCAYDLLPEGLARVRREKIEEVFATGNPAQFDDERNGMFLHNEVYPIFRQDRAGVDQVAIFARDITEQKKAELALEISEDRFRHISSLTTDFAYSCKRPPGGVFTIDWISGAVRAITGFSDDEIRSMGCWRGIVASEDLGIFDEKIAGLKPGQSSRCELRIRAKDGRIKWLVCFAECVNDPAYPGFHDLYGGCQDISEQKRIEQALHVSEQKFRTVADYTYDWEYWINPDGTYTYISPACERITGYSPEEFYQDPELLLRIVHPGDKQKVQKHTESSNAGEEIKKSFEFRIITKSGETAWIGHICRPLFNDKGEFMGRRGSNRDITKRKQAETALVESETRFRALVQNSSDIIRILDPGGLIIYESSSAERILGYPPGSMIGKNPLDLIHPEDIGRVKAALGEVFDRTNPGVPTEFRIRKANGEYLWVDSVGTNLLNVHGVNGIVITTRPIQQRKEAEERILAAKRLYEVLSRINQAIVRVKDLDTLIDEVCRISVSAGGFRMSWIGLLDQESGILRPVAHAGYELGYLGLFEFGRRDDEKGRGPIGTALRKGQPDICNDIATDPRMLPWRDEAMKRGFYSSAVFPFRYHGEIAGAYMIYASVKNFFNNSEIELLNEISMNISFALDRFDDQARRTQAEHALSESEERLRLAMEGADVALWDWDLVTGKVVFSDKFYTMLDYEPGDFPQDYEHWIQLIHPEDKKKVLPDFESQIRSRKPVCEIEYRAKTKSGDWYWVLGRGKIAKTDEQGNPVRITGVNIDITNRKLMESEVRSLNTVLEQRVKDRTNDLTRINEALEEENAQRLTAESKLRASLEEKTVLLKEIHHRVKNNLQIIASLLNLQSRYIHDDATLAAIRESQNRVRAMALVHEKLYRSEDLARIDLNDYIKFLGTGLFQFYDARVRGIQFSLDIRNISVSINVAIPLGLIINELLSNSLKYAYPDGRQGVIAISVSKLGHAISILYSDDGIGISADLDWRNTESLGLRLVNTLVDQLNGSIELDRTSGTRFIMNIQEKEEKA
- a CDS encoding PAS domain S-box protein → MKIRLRTLSETWWQIIIITLILGILGLTIWCLSAGITTIFMHLYYFPIVLLAYRYRWKGFLAAMLLSFAYLILVITFEAGQTELFWGAFYRFLAFVGIAAVIAYLSENLAVVQDAFIRNRQFQESVIANANIWITVLAPDGTVLVWNDAAMTISGYRKEDVLGKKTIWKQLYPDKEYRKKVTTDIRLVIQKGAFLENFETLIRCADGTEKTIVWNTRSLRDDSGTTTSFIAIGRDVTAQKAAEFEAGESSRFLSTVLDTLPVPVFFKDAAGRYLGCNLQFEQYTGIQRKGLIGKTAREIVPGDLADRFTAVDRQISDFSALQHYDTRVLYSDGTSHDIIVYKSPFFNKDGSTGGQIGAFLDITERKRAEEALRESESFNRGLIENLPDYLAVYGLDGNIVYVNPASARALGYEAESLVGTSVLSYVAEEYRDMVRSNMATRMNAGETLPYEIDMITKSGIRRSVMVKAAPIHFRTNPAILLLLVDITERKQAEEALRESEEKYRTLIEKANEAVIIAQDGVFAFTNRSMSRMLGVPAEDLKGKPFSDYIYPADRNFVETRYRKRIAGEDVPDSYDFRILGAGGRTRWVSISAAQILWQGRPATLNMMTDITERKMAEEALRESEHRSARLLEAIPDMMFIISKDGIYRDFHVPDSSGLAMPADRIIGTDIRKSGFLKESIEIILQNMRLALETKNLQLFEYTLEVPRGLRQYEARMVALNDEDILAIVRDITERKVAEAEARRSKQLFSDIISFLPDPTFVIDREGKVLAWNRAIERISGVSAAEMIGRGDHEYSIWQYGKRRPLLIDLVLHPERDAGRLSYTNIREDGSVITAQNEITRPDGKKTLFFLVASPLFDSQGQIAGAIESMRDITQIKETEAELARLNANLESIVRKRTLALKEEVGHRIQAEQNVQAALDYTRSVIEANPDLMVVCAKDGMVLDVNTAAESLTGIPREELIGSPYSRYFVDDTTPKTVLADLHEKGRLEYTVRLRRADGRITPLSVNATLFQGKDTTDMRIIVSAHDITRQQHDEEAIRASLDEKVILLREIHHRVKNNLQIIISLTNLQMRQTDDPGVKRIMAETQNRVRAMSLVHEKLYRSESLSQIDFADYTRFLATQLFSFYSIDTSRVKLDLTMNKIMVDINTAVPLGLIMNELVSNALKHAFPEGRSGTVTISGWIEDDRITLSVRDTGVGIPPGFDWRNTESLGLRLITSLVDQVNGTVELESDGGTAFTVTLAKKPDQDGTK
- a CDS encoding response regulator, with product MERPASLFIVEDEAIVANDIKETLKSLGYAVLGIAKSGELALEEVPKAMPDLILMDIHLAGELDGIETAGKINILYNIPVIYLTAYADKALLDRAKITEPYGYVIKPYDERELHSVIEMALYKHRIESEIKKRDAILFAVSSAVEWLLRVSRDNHPGSCELRDLNATDIENILEPLGLALDAGSIGIFRTKTDPAGKRTISMIHEWGCPGYHACRYKPELRDFTFAAYGLQRWEGILMRGEVISATLPTLPEDEKTLFGLLGIQSGVILPIFIRDDLWGFIGFFDLEEKTRSPDEIEALRITANLLGAAMGYR